Proteins from one Bacteroidota bacterium genomic window:
- a CDS encoding DUF1304 domain-containing protein, giving the protein MEILIKLLIALIAFEHFYICYMEMFAWETLGKKTFRGAIPDEMFAKTKTFAANQGLYNGFLAAGLTWTFFIQDMHWHFCIALFFLSCVSIAGLYGAYSVSKRIFYIQALPALITIILMYIN; this is encoded by the coding sequence ATGGAAATTCTAATCAAACTCTTAATCGCACTCATCGCCTTCGAACATTTTTATATCTGTTATATGGAAATGTTTGCATGGGAAACTTTGGGTAAAAAAACTTTTCGTGGAGCGATACCCGATGAGATGTTTGCAAAGACAAAAACATTTGCTGCAAATCAGGGATTGTATAATGGTTTTCTTGCTGCAGGATTAACCTGGACATTTTTTATTCAAGATATGCATTGGCATTTTTGCATTGCATTATTTTTTCTAAGTTGTGTTTCCATCGCAGGATTATATGGCGCATATTCAGTTTCGAAAAGAATATTTTATATACAAGCTTTGCCGGCATTAATAACGATTATACTGATGTATATCAACTAA
- a CDS encoding DUF1016 family protein: MKKLIKNNSEFEFIVTLINESRNRAYQKVNEELVLLYFKVGKIVSEKVTEGSWGDGTVNELAAFIEKAYPEMKGFNRRGLYRMKQFYEVYSSPDFVSPIAIQLKTYFDSENQFEKVSALPTQIISSKSKSKKVSAVPTQLENSENQLVRQLLCKITWTNHLEILSKTKSSEEKFFYLVHSIKEKWSMRDLRRQLNTGSFERFMMGNQFVSTVLTQLPQGIFKDPYIFEFLDLPEGHSEKDLEKALIKNLQKFILEVGKGFTYMGNQYRIQVGNKDYYTDLLFYHRDLQCLVLFELKIQEFEPEFLGKLNFYLEALDRDVKRSFEKNSIGILLCKGKDNEVVEYSMARNTSPALIADYETKLIPKNILAKKLNQLVEQFSNSEIQ, from the coding sequence ATGAAAAAATTAATAAAGAATAATTCCGAATTTGAATTCATTGTTACCTTAATTAATGAATCAAGAAACAGAGCTTATCAAAAAGTAAATGAAGAACTGGTGCTGTTGTATTTTAAGGTTGGAAAAATTGTTTCTGAAAAAGTTACTGAAGGAAGTTGGGGTGATGGAACCGTAAATGAACTGGCTGCTTTTATTGAAAAAGCATACCCCGAGATGAAGGGTTTTAATCGCAGAGGGCTTTATAGAATGAAGCAATTTTATGAAGTGTATTCTTCCCCTGATTTTGTTTCGCCGATAGCTATACAATTGAAAACTTATTTTGATAGCGAAAATCAATTTGAAAAAGTGTCGGCACTGCCGACACAAATTATTAGTTCTAAATCAAAATCTAAAAAAGTGTCGGCAGTGCCGACACAATTAGAAAATTCAGAAAATCAACTTGTAAGACAGTTGTTATGCAAGATAACGTGGACTAATCATTTGGAAATTCTTTCAAAGACAAAATCATCCGAAGAAAAATTCTTTTATCTGGTCCATAGCATCAAAGAAAAATGGTCAATGAGAGATTTAAGAAGGCAATTGAATACTGGCTCTTTTGAGCGATTTATGATGGGAAATCAATTTGTGTCAACAGTATTGACACAATTACCTCAAGGCATTTTCAAAGACCCCTACATTTTTGAATTCCTTGATTTACCGGAAGGACACTCAGAAAAGGATTTAGAAAAAGCACTTATAAAAAATTTACAAAAATTTATTCTTGAAGTGGGTAAAGGATTCACTTACATGGGTAATCAATATCGCATACAAGTAGGGAATAAAGATTACTACACAGACCTGCTTTTTTACCATAGAGATTTGCAATGTCTTGTTTTATTTGAATTAAAAATTCAGGAATTTGAACCAGAGTTTTTAGGCAAGTTGAATTTTTATTTAGAAGCACTCGACAGAGATGTAAAGCGATCGTTTGAAAAAAACAGTATTGGCATTTTACTATGCAAAGGGAAAGACAATGAAGTGGTGGAATATTCAATGGCAAGAAATACATCACCTGCACTCATTGCCGACTATGAAACTAAACTGATTCCAAAAAATATCCTTGCCAAAAAACTGAATCAATTAGTGGAACAATTCTCTAATTCAGAAATACAATAA
- a CDS encoding DUF3419 family protein — translation MKNKTPIGYGQSWEDPALIDKYLNISSHSRICIIASGGCNALYLTSKNPEKLIAIDFNFSQIKLLELKILAITYLSKEAVEILCGMECSKPNLTSAYNQLKAVCSNDQLQFLTTYIDTKLPLTESGKLERYFRTARKYLFPLVHSKLVFKKFMAVKNVEEQTFYYQKKINTLRWRIMFKLFFTGFLINKFARILNHNKSDKQTIPADYFQKTELNFTNCLASENYFLQYILFGYYTKNINPCFLQNPNYPNVKADIEKLELVCAELNIFLNTTLENTFNTYILSDIFDSMFTTESNNIFIRIDKISSVGSKVLYWDHRYKTIPPDIFLQNWKEITHEENPETGRAFFYHRVKVYEKHI, via the coding sequence GTGAAAAATAAAACTCCAATTGGTTATGGTCAAAGTTGGGAAGACCCTGCTCTGATTGATAAGTATCTTAATATTTCTTCTCATTCTCGAATATGTATCATTGCCTCAGGAGGATGTAATGCACTGTATCTCACATCAAAAAATCCGGAAAAGTTAATTGCAATTGATTTTAATTTTTCTCAAATTAAATTACTTGAGTTAAAAATTCTGGCAATAACATATTTAAGTAAAGAGGCGGTGGAAATCTTATGTGGTATGGAATGCTCTAAACCAAATTTAACTTCAGCTTACAATCAACTCAAAGCTGTTTGCTCTAATGATCAATTGCAATTTCTGACAACATATATTGATACTAAATTGCCCTTGACAGAGTCGGGAAAGTTAGAACGATACTTTCGCACAGCAAGAAAATATTTATTTCCGTTAGTGCATTCAAAACTTGTATTTAAAAAATTCATGGCTGTTAAAAATGTTGAGGAACAAACATTCTATTATCAAAAAAAAATAAACACCTTACGCTGGCGGATTATGTTTAAATTATTTTTTACTGGTTTTCTCATTAATAAATTTGCCCGCATACTTAATCATAACAAGTCAGACAAACAGACAATCCCTGCAGACTATTTTCAAAAAACCGAACTCAATTTCACAAATTGCTTAGCTTCAGAAAATTATTTTTTGCAATACATATTATTCGGCTATTATACGAAGAATATAAATCCTTGCTTTTTACAAAACCCGAACTATCCCAATGTAAAAGCCGATATTGAAAAATTAGAATTGGTATGTGCCGAATTAAATATATTCTTAAATACTACTTTGGAAAATACTTTCAACACATACATTTTATCTGATATATTTGATAGTATGTTTACAACCGAAAGCAACAATATATTTATACGAATTGATAAAATAAGTTCTGTTGGCTCCAAAGTATTGTATTGGGATCATCGGTATAAAACAATACCTCCCGATATTTTTTTGCAAAACTGGAAAGAAATAACGCATGAAGAGAATCCGGAAACAGGCAGAGCCTTTTTCTATCATCGTGTAAAAGTGTATGAAAAGCACATATAA
- a CDS encoding MerR family transcriptional regulator: MKSQQLIPTKTLCSLYNIEISFVDALNQMGLIQIQIIERKKFIHQDEISNLEKIIRLHNELNVNLEGIDVVFNLLEKERILRNELNALRNRLRLYEQD; the protein is encoded by the coding sequence ATGAAATCACAGCAACTGATACCGACAAAAACACTTTGTTCGCTTTATAACATTGAGATTTCATTTGTGGATGCGTTAAACCAAATGGGCCTTATCCAGATACAAATTATAGAGCGCAAGAAATTTATTCATCAGGATGAAATCAGCAATCTGGAAAAAATAATCAGACTACACAATGAATTAAATGTGAACCTTGAAGGCATTGATGTAGTATTTAATTTATTGGAAAAAGAAAGAATATTGCGCAATGAATTAAATGCATTAAGAAATAGATTAAGGCTTTATGAGCAAGATTAA
- a CDS encoding GNAT family N-acetyltransferase, which translates to MPTYLIENTTHQHLKMLFELRKKIYSDSFHVTQENTYLELGFNLIANRQDTKTFMETNDSFCTGLCIIYPSQNSQEIFFGFFENSGTENAITQFFESLIKSCKKEGYIKLKGPVNGSTFLPYRFISESINNEPGFTGELNQRLDYHKAVMSCNPTQIIEYKSGLRTYFDNLIKISKPYLDKYVLKELDITTYTNIPIQTARNMYDASEKIFQNNWGYEPINFDVFCKRFFSHYNQNECKLHQGNTVLNITIENNFVGFAYFQTNYDNALIVKTLALDPAFQKHGLGNACVAWIHLWAKENQINKCIYSFIQLDNRVKNMPHDDAVIFRYYAVYEFNLTSAIS; encoded by the coding sequence ATGCCAACATATCTAATAGAAAATACAACCCATCAGCATTTGAAGATGCTTTTTGAATTGCGAAAAAAAATCTATTCCGACAGTTTTCATGTTACTCAAGAGAATACATATCTGGAACTTGGTTTTAATCTGATAGCAAATCGTCAAGACACAAAAACATTTATGGAAACTAATGATTCTTTCTGCACAGGGTTATGTATTATTTATCCATCGCAGAATTCTCAAGAAATATTTTTTGGTTTTTTTGAAAATAGCGGAACAGAAAATGCAATTACACAATTTTTTGAATCACTTATAAAATCCTGCAAAAAGGAAGGCTACATCAAGTTAAAAGGCCCTGTAAATGGCAGCACTTTTCTCCCGTATCGTTTTATTTCTGAAAGCATAAATAATGAACCCGGTTTTACGGGTGAACTTAATCAACGTTTGGATTATCACAAAGCAGTGATGTCTTGCAACCCGACACAAATTATAGAATACAAGTCCGGGTTGCGCACTTATTTTGATAATCTTATTAAAATATCAAAACCATATTTAGATAAGTATGTATTGAAAGAATTGGATATTACAACATATACTAATATACCGATACAAACTGCCCGTAATATGTATGATGCATCCGAAAAAATATTTCAAAATAACTGGGGATATGAACCCATAAATTTCGATGTTTTCTGCAAACGATTTTTTTCTCACTACAATCAAAACGAATGTAAATTGCATCAGGGAAATACTGTTTTAAATATTACTATTGAAAATAATTTTGTGGGCTTTGCATATTTCCAAACCAATTATGATAATGCTTTAATTGTAAAAACACTGGCATTGGATCCGGCGTTTCAGAAACATGGTTTAGGCAATGCCTGTGTGGCATGGATACATCTTTGGGCAAAAGAAAATCAGATAAATAAATGTATTTATTCTTTCATTCAATTAGATAACCGAGTTAAAAATATGCCTCATGATGATGCAGTTATATTTCGTTATTATGCAGTGTATGAATTTAATTTAACAAGTGCTATATCATGA
- a CDS encoding DnaJ domain-containing protein, translating into MEFIDYYKVLGVAKTATDKEIKAAYRKLARKYHPDVNPNNKEAEKKFKEINEANEVLSVPENRKKYDKYGKEWKHGEQYEQAQNEQRRQSQQYSGQQDFSNADYSDFFESFFGGGKSSFRQSQNTKFKGQDYNAELHLTLNDVFTTQQHVLTVNGKKIRLTIPAGAENGQIIKIKGKGGEGINGGPNGDLYLQFIITNHTKFKREGNNLHLHVDLDLYTAVLGGEMIVDTFDGKVKLKIKPETNNETKVRLKGKGFPIYKKEGQFGDLIITYHITMPTNLSEKEIALFKELQKLKTK; encoded by the coding sequence ATGGAATTCATAGATTATTATAAAGTGTTGGGAGTTGCTAAAACAGCAACGGATAAAGAGATAAAAGCTGCTTATCGGAAACTGGCCAGAAAATATCATCCGGATGTAAACCCGAATAATAAAGAAGCAGAAAAAAAATTCAAGGAAATAAATGAAGCAAATGAAGTATTAAGTGTTCCTGAAAATCGCAAGAAGTACGACAAGTATGGCAAGGAATGGAAACACGGTGAACAATACGAACAAGCACAAAATGAACAACGCCGTCAATCGCAACAATACTCTGGTCAGCAGGATTTTTCGAATGCAGATTATTCTGATTTTTTTGAATCATTTTTTGGAGGAGGTAAATCTTCTTTCCGTCAATCGCAGAATACAAAATTTAAAGGGCAGGATTATAATGCAGAATTACATCTGACGCTTAATGATGTATTCACAACCCAACAACATGTGCTGACAGTGAATGGTAAAAAAATCAGATTGACAATTCCTGCCGGTGCTGAAAATGGTCAGATAATAAAAATAAAAGGCAAAGGAGGCGAAGGAATTAACGGAGGACCAAATGGTGATTTATACCTACAATTCATAATTACCAATCATACAAAGTTTAAGCGTGAAGGAAATAATTTACATCTGCATGTTGATCTGGATCTATACACTGCAGTTTTAGGTGGAGAAATGATAGTTGATACGTTTGATGGTAAAGTAAAACTGAAAATAAAACCTGAAACAAATAATGAAACAAAAGTAAGGTTGAAAGGAAAAGGATTTCCCATCTATAAAAAAGAAGGACAATTCGGTGATTTGATAATCACTTATCATATCACAATGCCAACCAATCTAAGTGAAAAAGAAATTGCTCTATTTAAGGAATTACAAAAATTAAAAACAAAATGA
- a CDS encoding CDP-alcohol phosphatidyltransferase family protein, with protein MSKVSRENKFLDLSDYGRKPAKLFAELLLNTRFTSIHVTFLFLLLGILAIFCILNQLFFAAFFLLILKSIMDAADGELSRIKNKPSLVGRYLDSNFDILLNFGFLYSIYSITSNSLLIMVLAFFSMQLQGTLYNYYYTILRNNIPGGDTTSRVQESGFPQALTGENQKLVNILFVSYKIMYGVFDNIIYVLDSSAKNVVAFPKWFMSLVSIYGLGFQLLIIGSLLITGYVEIILPFFIYYSVFILILIGIRKIFIVK; from the coding sequence ATGTCAAAAGTATCCAGAGAAAATAAATTTTTAGATCTTTCAGATTACGGTAGAAAGCCAGCGAAATTATTTGCAGAGTTATTATTGAATACACGCTTTACCTCCATTCATGTTACCTTTTTATTTTTACTTCTTGGCATACTTGCTATTTTCTGTATTCTTAATCAATTATTTTTTGCCGCATTTTTTTTATTAATCTTAAAATCTATAATGGATGCTGCCGATGGCGAATTATCGAGAATAAAAAATAAGCCTTCACTCGTTGGTCGCTATTTAGATTCCAATTTCGATATACTGTTGAATTTCGGATTTCTATATTCGATTTACAGCATTACAAGTAATTCGCTTTTAATTATGGTTCTTGCTTTTTTTTCCATGCAACTACAAGGAACTCTTTATAATTATTACTACACTATTCTCCGAAATAATATACCCGGAGGTGATACAACGAGCAGAGTTCAAGAAAGCGGATTTCCTCAAGCATTAACTGGTGAAAATCAAAAACTCGTCAATATTTTATTTGTCAGTTATAAAATTATGTACGGCGTATTTGATAACATTATTTATGTACTTGATTCTTCTGCAAAAAATGTGGTTGCTTTTCCAAAATGGTTTATGTCTTTAGTTTCCATATACGGACTTGGATTTCAATTGCTCATTATTGGGTCATTATTAATAACAGGATATGTAGAAATCATTCTCCCTTTCTTTATCTATTATTCTGTCTTCATTCTTATATTGATAGGAATTAGAAAAATATTTATAGTGAAATAA